One window of Streptococcus suis genomic DNA carries:
- a CDS encoding sensor histidine kinase produces the protein MKKGTLFFLIWYAGLIVIVILASVLPLLGYSLFDMSFWTANDQLYVTLISLLVLLTIFLSILVQTVSFLSTQTMRMKIKQISNHQPIRVDSDEDQLLLHLSEKMRSLTRQVQLIDNQDLVKREAIVEGERKRIARDLHDTVSQELFATSMILSGLASNLSTIPKETLQEQLVLVKDMIESAQRDLRILLLHLRPSELEGKTLVEGFDVILREVSDKSSIQVHFQHEVEELPKLIEEHLFRIAQEIISNTLRHAKAKQLDVYLIQKETELQLKMTDDGIGFQQEDDGELSYGLQNIRERVEDMAGTIKIRTAPNKGVAIDIRIPLLKGKEDEDDSSDAG, from the coding sequence ATGAAGAAAGGAACGCTATTTTTTCTCATTTGGTATGCCGGGCTGATTGTTATCGTCATCCTTGCCTCAGTCCTTCCCTTGTTGGGCTATTCCTTATTTGACATGTCCTTTTGGACGGCCAATGACCAGCTCTATGTGACCTTGATTTCGCTCCTGGTACTCTTGACAATCTTTCTATCTATCTTGGTTCAGACGGTCAGTTTCCTATCCACGCAGACCATGAGAATGAAGATTAAGCAAATTAGCAATCACCAGCCCATTAGGGTTGATAGCGACGAGGACCAATTGCTCCTACACCTATCTGAGAAAATGCGCAGTTTGACCAGGCAGGTCCAATTGATTGACAACCAGGACCTAGTCAAACGGGAAGCAATTGTCGAGGGGGAGCGTAAGCGAATTGCCCGTGACCTGCATGATACGGTCAGCCAGGAACTCTTTGCGACCAGCATGATTTTATCAGGTCTGGCATCAAATCTGTCCACCATACCGAAAGAAACCCTGCAAGAGCAGCTGGTCTTGGTCAAGGACATGATTGAGTCGGCCCAGCGGGATTTGCGGATTTTGCTCCTGCACTTACGACCTAGTGAGCTGGAAGGTAAGACCCTGGTTGAAGGTTTTGATGTGATTCTGCGGGAAGTCAGCGACAAGAGTAGTATCCAGGTCCACTTCCAGCATGAAGTAGAAGAATTGCCTAAGCTGATAGAAGAGCACCTCTTCCGCATTGCCCAGGAGATTATTTCCAATACCTTGCGCCATGCCAAGGCCAAGCAACTGGATGTCTACTTGATTCAGAAGGAGACAGAATTACAGCTTAAAATGACAGATGATGGCATTGGTTTCCAGCAGGAAGATGATGGGGAGCTCAGCTATGGCCTCCAAAACATCCGCGAGCGGGTGGAAGATATGGCAGGGACTATCAAGATTCGGACGGCTCCCAACAAGGGGGTTGCCATTGATATTCGTATCCCACTACTGAAAGGAAAAGAAGATGAAGACGATTCGAGTGATGCTGGTTGA
- a CDS encoding Cof-type HAD-IIB family hydrolase produces the protein MDAKLKYKAKKIKLVFFDIDDTLRLVETGFIPDTIPTVFASLKAKGILTGIASGRAKYGVVPEIQALQPDYFAMINGSYVEDAKGNVIRKAPIAPDLIEKYIAWTKQVGIDYGVMSAEKATLSFRDQRISQAIDPIYDNLETDPDFYKGQDIYQMWTFEQEGQEVVLPEELQSDLRSVRWHAISSDIVLKSASKAAGVAAIVEKLGLKPENVLVFGDGLNDIELFQYAGISIAMGHSHPELQKHADYITKTVEEDGIFDALEKLGLVEKEKYFPQLDLENVEGPVARIKTNHGSMTIKLFPEIAPKTVANFVALSKDGYYDGIIFHRIIEDFMIQGGDPTGTGMGGESIYGESFEDEFSMEAFNLRGALSMANAGPNTNGSQFFIVQNQNFPYNVKELERGGWPKEIAALYAENGGTPHLDQRHTVFGHLMDQESYRVLDTIASVETDGSDRPHEDVVIESIEIED, from the coding sequence ATGGACGCAAAATTAAAATACAAGGCCAAGAAGATTAAGTTGGTATTTTTCGATATTGATGATACCTTGCGCTTGGTGGAGACGGGATTTATTCCGGACACTATTCCGACGGTCTTTGCATCACTGAAAGCAAAAGGCATCTTGACAGGGATTGCCTCTGGTCGGGCCAAATATGGTGTTGTGCCAGAAATCCAGGCCTTGCAGCCGGATTACTTTGCTATGATAAACGGCTCTTATGTAGAAGATGCCAAAGGCAATGTCATTCGTAAGGCTCCGATTGCACCGGATTTGATTGAGAAATATATTGCTTGGACCAAGCAAGTGGGGATTGACTATGGGGTTATGAGCGCCGAAAAAGCCACTCTGTCCTTCCGTGACCAGCGGATTAGTCAGGCCATTGACCCCATTTATGATAATCTGGAGACAGACCCTGATTTTTACAAGGGCCAGGATATTTACCAAATGTGGACCTTTGAGCAGGAAGGTCAGGAAGTGGTCTTACCGGAGGAATTGCAGAGTGACTTACGCAGTGTCCGTTGGCATGCCATTTCATCAGACATTGTCCTCAAGTCTGCCTCTAAGGCAGCAGGGGTAGCCGCAATCGTTGAAAAGCTTGGTCTCAAACCAGAAAATGTCTTGGTCTTTGGCGATGGTCTTAATGACATCGAGCTCTTCCAATATGCTGGCATCAGTATTGCCATGGGGCATTCCCACCCAGAACTGCAAAAACATGCAGATTATATTACAAAAACAGTAGAAGAAGACGGCATTTTTGATGCTTTGGAGAAATTAGGTTTGGTAGAAAAAGAAAAATACTTCCCACAATTAGACTTGGAAAATGTAGAGGGACCAGTTGCCCGCATCAAGACCAATCACGGTAGCATGACCATCAAGCTCTTCCCAGAAATTGCACCAAAAACAGTGGCGAACTTTGTTGCCCTGTCAAAAGATGGTTACTATGACGGCATTATTTTCCATCGTATTATCGAGGATTTCATGATTCAAGGTGGCGACCCGACTGGTACAGGTATGGGCGGTGAGTCTATCTACGGTGAGTCCTTTGAGGATGAATTTTCTATGGAGGCCTTCAACCTGCGTGGTGCTCTTTCTATGGCCAATGCAGGTCCCAATACCAATGGCAGTCAATTTTTCATCGTGCAGAACCAGAATTTCCCTTACAATGTCAAGGAATTGGAGCGCGGTGGCTGGCCTAAGGAAATTGCGGCTCTTTATGCTGAAAATGGTGGAACACCGCACCTGGATCAACGCCACACGGTCTTTGGACATTTGATGGATCAAGAATCTTATAGGGTATTGGATACCATTGCGTCTGTAGAGACAGATGGTTCAGACCGTCCGCATGAAGATGTTGTCATCGAAAGTATTGAAATCGAGGACTAA
- a CDS encoding response regulator transcription factor, with product MKTIRVMLVDDHEMVRLGLKSYLNLQADVEVVAEASDGEEGLAKALDLRPDVVVMDLVMPKMTGVEATLALLKEWSDVKIVILTSYLDNEKIYPVLEAGAKGYMLKTSSADEILSAIRKVARGEFAIETEVEKKVEHHKRYPDLHDDLTVREREILALLAKGYDNQRIADESFISLKTVKTHVSNILSKLAVSDRTQAVVYAFQHGLVAQDED from the coding sequence ATGAAGACGATTCGAGTGATGCTGGTTGATGACCACGAGATGGTCCGACTAGGATTGAAAAGTTATTTAAATTTACAGGCTGATGTGGAGGTTGTCGCAGAAGCCAGCGATGGCGAGGAAGGCTTGGCTAAGGCACTGGATTTGCGTCCAGATGTGGTTGTTATGGACCTGGTCATGCCCAAGATGACAGGGGTAGAGGCGACTCTGGCCCTCTTGAAGGAATGGTCGGATGTCAAGATTGTGATTTTGACTTCTTATTTGGACAATGAAAAAATCTATCCAGTTCTTGAGGCTGGTGCCAAGGGCTATATGCTTAAAACCTCTAGTGCAGACGAGATTCTCTCTGCCATTCGCAAGGTGGCGCGTGGGGAATTTGCCATTGAAACAGAAGTAGAGAAGAAGGTCGAGCACCACAAGCGTTATCCAGACCTGCATGATGATTTGACCGTACGTGAACGGGAGATTTTGGCCCTGCTTGCCAAGGGCTATGATAACCAGCGTATTGCGGATGAATCCTTCATTTCCCTCAAAACGGTGAAAACCCATGTTTCCAATATTCTGTCTAAACTAGCTGTCAGCGACCGGACCCAGGCTGTCGTCTATGCCTTTCAACATGGACTGGTGGCACAGGATGAAGATTAG